GATAATACATTAATAGAAGAATTTACAGATGTCTTAAGTTGTTTAGCTGGTCAATTAGTAACTATATCAGAAGGATTTTCAGAGGATTATTATAGATTATTAGATGAATTAAAAGAAGCATTTGCTCAAAATGATGTAGTAAGTACCATAGATAATGAAGCTATCTCACAAGGAGATAAATAGAGTATGAGTAAACTAGATAAATTTAAAAGAAAAGATAAAAATAGCGATAATATATGGTCATCAATTTCTGATTTAATGTCAGGTCTTATGATAGTTTTTCTATTTACATCAGTTATATTTATGAGCAAAGTAATAGACGAAAATACAAATATAAAAAAACAACAACAAACTGTAGAAAATATAGTTACAACCTATGAGGAAAGTAAAGAAAACATTTATGAAGATTTATATAATGAATTTGAAGGGGATATGGATAACTGGCATATGGAGATTGATAAAGATGGAACGATAAGATTTAAAGAGCCAGAAGTATTCTTTAATAAGGGAGAATCAGAGATTAAAGATCAATTTAAAGATATACTTGATTCATTTTTTCCTAGGTATATAAATGTAATTTACAAAAATTATAAAGATAAAGTAACAGAAATTAGAATAGAAGGTCATACTTCTAGTGAATGGGAAGAAGGAGCAGATACTAAGACTGCTTACTTTAAAAACATGGAATTGTCTCAAGATAGAACTAGAAATGTATTAGAGTATGTTATGAATATGCAAAGCCTTAGTGAATATGAAAATTGGCTAATTGATAATATTACTGCTAATGGTATGAGTTATAGCCATAGAGTATATAAGGATAATGTAGAAGATAAAGATGCATCTAGAAGAGTTGAATTTAGAGTTATAACTAATTCTGAAGAGACTATTAACGAGATTATAGATAATTACAAAGAGTAGATAAAAATAGTAGGTTAATTATATAACCTACTATTTTTTACGCCCACGCAGTGGCTCAAGCAACGGACGAAGTCATTGGCGACATGAAATGTTTCGTGACATGTCGATCAAGCGAAGTAAATTTTTTACATAAATTTTACAATTATATTACAATTATTTCCACGATTATGAAAAATTACAAAATTTATGATATAATAAGTATATACAATTGCTATGTATTGCGGATAGAATAAGGTATGGGGGAGTAAACTTATGATTAAATTTATATTTAATATACTACCATTAATAGTTGTTAGCATTGCAGTGGTAATATTCATAAATAATGTTAAGAAGAAAAATGAAGAAAATAAAGCGTATGAAGAAAAAAATGAAGAAAAAATAAAAGAAAATTACATGACAATGGGAATGTCTTTAGGAATGTGTTTGGGAGCAGCAATAGGATTATCTTTTACAAACATATTTGGAAAAGAATTTATATCTTATGGTATATGTATTGGAACGTGTGTCGGAATGATTATAGGAATGAATATAGAGAAAAAGTAATTTTTTATAAATAGAATTTAAGATAAAAAACATATATAAATCCCCCCTGTGTCAAAATTAATTACATAGGGGGAATTTTTTACTTATAAAGAATTTATTGATAATTTATGAATAAAAGCAATATCAATTTGAGTAAAGTGAAAATTTATAACTCGAAAATTTGTCCGTCTTTATTTACTTCAATTATTTTGTCTTTGTAAGGGGATGCATACTCTGAAATTTTAAATACTTTAGAAAGAGAGCAAGGTCCAAAAAAATGCATTGGAAATGCAATTTTAGTATTAGTATTTCTCATAAAATAATCAAATCCTAAGTGATAATGATTTCCTTGTCTGGAATCTAGGGGAAGAAAAGCAACATCAATATTTTCTCCATTTATTTTATCTATGGCACTTTTAAATTTATTTTCAGCAAACTTATTTTCTTCAGGTGTATTTTCACCTTCCCAGTGCCACCAATTTAAATCCCCAGCATGATATATTGTTTTATTCTCAACTTTTACAATAAATGCAACACCTAAATCACTAGACTCAAGGGTTCTAATTTCTAAATTATCTACTACCAATCTTTCATTTGCTCCTACAAATTTAGTATTTTGTGATTTGGTAATTTTAATATCATTTGATAGTATATACTCTACATTTGGATGTATTTTTTCTAAATTAAAAATAGATTTATCAAAATGATCATGATGAGAGTGGCTAGAAAATACGTATAGTTTTTTATTTTTATCAAAGTTTGGAAGATTTCCTTTAAAGTAATCA
The Romboutsia ilealis genome window above contains:
- a CDS encoding MBL fold metallo-hydrolase, giving the protein MKITYIHHSSFSVELDNTILLFDYFKGNLPNFDKNKKLYVFSSHSHHDHFDKSIFNLEKIHPNVEYILSNDIKITKSQNTKFVGANERLVVDNLEIRTLESSDLGVAFIVKVENKTIYHAGDLNWWHWEGENTPEENKFAENKFKSAIDKINGENIDVAFLPLDSRQGNHYHLGFDYFMRNTNTKIAFPMHFFGPCSLSKVFKISEYASPYKDKIIEVNKDGQIFEL
- a CDS encoding DUF2700 domain-containing protein — its product is MIKFIFNILPLIVVSIAVVIFINNVKKKNEENKAYEEKNEEKIKENYMTMGMSLGMCLGAAIGLSFTNIFGKEFISYGICIGTCVGMIIGMNIEKK
- a CDS encoding OmpA/MotB family protein; translation: MSKLDKFKRKDKNSDNIWSSISDLMSGLMIVFLFTSVIFMSKVIDENTNIKKQQQTVENIVTTYEESKENIYEDLYNEFEGDMDNWHMEIDKDGTIRFKEPEVFFNKGESEIKDQFKDILDSFFPRYINVIYKNYKDKVTEIRIEGHTSSEWEEGADTKTAYFKNMELSQDRTRNVLEYVMNMQSLSEYENWLIDNITANGMSYSHRVYKDNVEDKDASRRVEFRVITNSEETINEIIDNYKE